TGATCTTGGAGACATGAGAATCCTTCGgaattaaattcaacatttttaTATGATCAAGAATGTTTTAGATCTTAAGCTTAGCTATGAGAAAGCAAACAATTGGAATTGCCTACTTTTGGTTGAGTATAAGTTGTAGATCCTCACCACTTCTCTATGTCCTTGGTTGTTAGCTGAAGCGTGCCACTACGGCCAGGTCAGGGTTCCAATAGtgatggagagggagagaggaaaaacAAAGAATGAGGCACTTCAAATATGAACTACGTGAAATTGACAAATGCCTCGCATGAGTGGATGTGATTGAGAGGCAATTGATTATTATGGAGTGCCACACCAATCGAGGAAGAACAAATTTTGCAACAAGTTTGAGCCTAGtagcctttttctttaaaaTCAACCATCTTGGTCCGTCTCGTCTCACATGAGCTCAAGTCTCACAgccaatataaatatatataaatatatatatatatatacatatatatatatatagagagagagagagagagagagagagagagagagagagagagaatctcataggcataatttttctttccagTTTTTCTGCAACtaagaaatttggtcaaacaagcatctcatattttatttatttattatcaaaaAGCCATTTAGTTTTGAAGATTTTAGGTACTTTAACCCTTGGTCCCATGGCTCGACTAAGTTCCAAACAATATAtgcatttgatattatatatatatatatatatatatatatatatatatatatatatatatatatatatatatatatatatatatattcgagTTTGTCTAAATTTACTTACTCCTCCTTCATTTCAGCAATCCTCGAAACCATCCATCATTGCATGGGGGCCAATTGCAGGCTTTTAGACTGTAGGTGAGCACCAGTTTGCTGTCCATGGAATAATTCATTGTACAAAAACTTAGACCATCCATCACCTTGCTCATCTTTCGTTGAACGGGTTTAATCAGTAAAAAAACTTTATCACAGTCCAAGCAGCAGGTAGCTAACACCAGACCTCACTGCTCTCCGTACTCCAACTAGGGGAGCAGCCTGCGAGGCACTCTGATTGCGGCAGCACACTTTGCTCCTTTACGTTGTCCTTCTCATCCCTCCgccattcctctctctctctactcaaCCCTCTTCACTCCTTCGCAACACGCCCCCATTTGCACGCGAAGGGCGAGCAGCCGGTAATGTGAATCCCAGGCACTCCGACTGGTAAGCAGGCGACCGCGTCTTACTTCCCCCTCTTCTCTCCGGTTCCTTGGACTACCCTGGAGGTGCGGTCAGATAGTAGAATGGCGGAGCGGTGGCGTATTCCGGCGGCATTGGTGGCGGCGGTGGTCTGGGCGTCGATGGTGGCGGTCCCCTGCTCCGCCGAAGATCCCTACGCCTACTTCGACTGGGACGTCTCCTACGTCACCGCCGCCCCCCTTGGCGTCAAGCAGCAGGTCTGCCTCTTccctctgtttcttttttctttttttttcataaatgacCTGTCGACGTAATTTTTGGAATCCATTCATCAAttgaaactattttttttacttaaagcctttttttttttagttcctcgtttttattcttttaactttttcctttcctccaatccttTTCTCTTTGTTGGTGGCAGGTCATAGCTATCAACGGCCAGTTCCCCGGTCCAATCGTCAACGTGACGACGAACTGGAACATTGTCGTCAACGTTCTTAACGATCTCGATGAGGATCTCCTCCTCACTTGGTAGTACCGACCGTTAGCCTCTCAACCCCCTTAAAATTTCTCATGGTGATGAGCACCGGATCTTTAAATCTTTTATGGTGGCTATAGGGATGGCATCCAGCAACGCAAGAATTCTTGGCAAGACGGAGTGTCGGGCACGAACTGCCCCATCCCATCAGGCTGGAACTGGACATACCAATTCCAGGTGAAGGACCAGATTGGGAGCTTCTTCTACTTCCCCCCTCTGAACTTCCAGCGAGCGGCCGGTGGGTTCGGCGGGATCACGATCAATAACCGGGATGTCATCGCCGTGCCCTTCGGGAAGCCGGACGGGGACATCACCCTTTTCATTGGGGATTGGTATATCAGGAACCATACGGTCAGTACAATTGCGAAACTTTAACAAAGAATGCCTGATATGAACTACTGGATTTTGGCTCAAGAAGCTTGACGGGAAGTTTTGGGTGGTTTAGGACCTGAGGAAGGCTCTTAATGAAGGAAAAGATCTTGGGATGCCAGATGGTGTTCTTATGAATGGGAAGGGCCCGTATCGATACAATAAGACACTTGTTCCGGCTGGTATCGACTACGAGTCTATCAATGTTCATCCTGGTAATTAGTCTTCCTGTTAATGATTCTATATTTCTGTGGATATGAGGCATTTTCTGGTTCTGCCATTTAGTTTTGTGATATGCTGAGTTGGTGCTTTTATTCCTGATAGGAATTTTATGTATAGCCTAGAAACTCTACTCCATCATCCATTTAAGCTGAGACTGATGTTTCTATAGCAATTTTCATAAATTATGCACAAATAGCCTATCTGCTTCATTCCatcaagaacaaaaaaaaggaaagaaaaagaaaaaactgtgAGTCAAAAGTTAATACCGTATCTTGAATTTAGTCCTCGACCAAATGGATAGAATGTAACATGTACTGCAATAGTTATATACTTGGTTATATTAGAAGTTCAcaaaagcatatatatatattggcacAAATTTAAGGAACTAAAAATCTTGTATGCTTTTCTGATTTAGGCATATGATGGCTGACTATGATTTGGCCTTGGAGCAGGCAAAACATACCGTTTCCGTGTGCACAATGTTGGCATCTCTACTAGTCTGAACTTCAGAATCCAGAATCATAACATGCTGCTTGTGGAGACAGAAGGCTCGTACACTGTGCAACAGAATTACACCAACCTAGATATTCATGTGGGGCAGTCATACTCCTTCTTGGTTACAATGGATCAGAATGCGAGTAGCGATTACTACATTGTGGCAAGTGCTAGGTTTGTAAATGAGTCACGTTGGGTAAGAGTTACTGGTGTTGCCATTCTGCACTATTCAAATTCCAAAGGCAAAGCATCCGGTCCTCTTCCAGATCCTCCTCAAGATTTCTACGACAAGACTTACTCAATGAATCAGGCAAGATCCATCAGGTCTGTGTACGTTGTCGAATATGGTTCATTTGCAGGTGTAGCTTGGCTGTTTTTCCTAAAAATTTTGGTATCTGTGCTCCTGCTTGTTCATCATAAAATGGCATTCATGGATTATATCACTTTGCCACTTTATATCTGCATTCGTGGATTATATCACTTTGCCACTTTATATTTGTGACTATGTAGGCTCTTGTTTTTGACCATGTCTATATCAGAGCCTGTTTATAGATAAAGCATATATGACTGATCTCTGGTATTTACAATGATTTTTATTGTCCTTCCACCCACagttttttttaatcacttctTGTTAGATAGGTGGACCTTGTTGGTGTATTGAGAAGAGATTTGGTTCTTATCTCACCTTAAGTGGCGTTGATGGGAGATTTGGGTACTtctatttttttccttctctctcttttctgaaAGAAAATGAAGGGAGAGTCGGCTCCCTCGCTACCTGCATGTTTACTTGTTTCTCCTGCTTGTCATATATGACTTCCTAGCCTTCATTCTGAGAGTTCATTGTACTCTATCAGGTGGAATCTAAGTTCTGGTGCTGCACGGACCAATCCTCAGGGATCTTTCAGATATGCTTCAATCAATGTGACCCAGTTGTATGTGTTGAAAAACACACCACCGGTGGTTATTAATGGAAAAAGTCGATCTACAATCAATGGAATTTCATATTCTCCTCCTGCAACACCACTGAGGCTTGCTGATCTGTATAATATCGAGGGAGTATACACACTTGATTTTCCCACAAGGCCACTCAAGGGTGCTTCTAAGATTGGAAGATCAGTGATCAATGGTACATTCAGGGGATTCATGGAAATCGTATTTCAGAACAATGATACTAAAGTTCAGAGTTACCATATGGATGGATATTCATTTTTTGTTGTTGGGTAAGGACTGCATCAcagttcatatttaaatgtgtACATATGCATGTGTTCACTTATCTTGCTGCTAACAGCATGGGCTTCTGTTAATTGCAGGATGGACTATGGAGAGTGGACAGAAGATAGCAGAGGAACATATAATAAAGGGGATGGTGTAGCACGCTGCACGACACAGGTGTAGAGCTTGAAACTTTCCTCATTCTCATGCAATTGGATACAAAGATTAAGTTATCATCCTTATGTATTCTTGAATCTGCTTGTTTATGAATCATCAAAATTACCTGATAGTTtgattatttttcatttttttttgttaacgcCATCAGCTTGAGCTTCTTAAGATGGGTTTGTTTTATAGTGATACTTGTGATGCATCTAATACATCTGTGCTATTCAATTTAGCAATGCTCCTTACAAAAACTTTATTGACCGAGATATCAATTGGCTACTTGAATAGTATTTTTGGAACTTTTAAAGGTCACCAAATATTATCCTACTTCTGGATGTGAagcattttattttatatactttTTATTTGATTCTAATATAAAGAAGTTTTTCTGGATCTAGCCAACTGCTTTTTTATTTCAGAATTTCAGCAGTAGTATTTTGcctcttttttcatttttattttttttaagaactagCTTGGGAAGCCAGTGCTCCAGCCTAAATCAGGGCCATGGATTTGAACCTATGTCACTGGTACCCAACACCGAGTAACTTTACCATCTCAAGGAGTTTTCACTAGTCGATGATGATACTCTTGTTAGATCCTAGGTATTCTTGGTTTGAAACCTACTAGCATGAATTATTAGAGCTAATGCCTTTTTACCTGCTAGTTCAGAACTTGCATATTTCCTTTTTACCTTCCAGTTTCCATTTTTCAAACTAGTGTTTGGCATATGAAATGAACTTAAGAGAAGGACGGATTGCTATCTTTTCCTGAGCAACGCATGCGAAATTGGACTGTTTTTCAAAATTCAGAAGTGGCTGAATAAGACATGTTACTAGGTGGTGGGGTTCCTATAGCAATAATCAGGATTTCGTCGGCTTTAAACAGTGTGGGGGCTGCAAGGCCAGATTTTCTGGGTGTTCATGTCATTGTTTTGATTGGTTGAATTTATTATAGTATTCAGTACCTAGTATCCAGTTTTATAACATAGTCTTTGAAAATACTCCTAGATGCACGATATGTTCTTTCTGTATGATTTGTAGCACACAAACTATCAAGGTCGCTGTTAATTGCTCTATCATTCCTATGTATGAATGCTTTTTATAAGAAATGTGTCATTTTGTATACTGGGAATCAGGAACATGCTGAAATGTTGCTTACTGTGATATCCTAACTGTGGAGACAATGATCACTTAGTAACATGTCTGCCCGCATTATTCTCAGGTTTTCCCAGGAGCATGGACTGCAATCTTAGTCTCTCTGGACAATGTGGGATTCTGGAATGTGCGAGCGCAGAATCTTGACTCATGGTACCTTGGGCAGGAAGTCTACGTAAGGGTTGTCAATCCAGAAATGACCAACAAAACAGAGTTGCCTGTGCCAGATAATGCCCTTTATTGCGGTCGCCTCCAAAAGTATCAGAAGTATGTCAACAAAACCTGCATACTTTATCTTCTTGCTAGAAGATAGGCTTGCTAACATGATGCATGTATTCTTGTTGCTTGAAGTTTACAATTACTGATATTTTGGttactttcaaaaattttcagtgaGCAGACTCCTCATCACAAAGCAACTTCATCTTCTTCAACCACCTATATAAGAGGCATTTTGCTCATTCTGATGCTGCTTCTGGTTTCGGTTGCTGTGCTGCCATAAAAAAGTCCAATTTTCTTGTGAGGAACATTACCCCATGAGCAATTATGTGGTTGAGTTTGTAGGTTGTGCATCTTTTGCTATGGATGTGTTCTCTGTGATTTATAACTTGTTTCCTGGATTGTGCCCATCTAATTTTCAGTTTGGGTTATTTAGGGGGACCAACCATTCTTTCAACCTTGTGTTTATGTACCTGTTATTTATAGCTTCCATTCTGTGTGGCTATGTAATACAAGCTTCGGTGTCGATCTTAAATGAAATTGCATCCGCTGGCTAGCGTTTCCATCTATATTTTAATTCTTTGATCTTTTTTGCTTCCACTGGCTATGTTGTTGGTTTTCACAGCGAACTGTGGATAAGAAACAGAAAGGAGTGCTGGCGTTTCTTCAGATTGGGATACGGGAGGCATGCATGCGAGCTGTTCATGTCCGCTCGTATAGCTATCTCAACAAATAATTAACAAAACACGATGGTCTCTATTTACTCGTATAGCTATTCATGTTCCTTCCGCTGAAGCGGTTTATAAGTAATTGTAACGCTTCTATTTACTCTCTTCTGTTTATGAAGTTAGAACAATTTAAGCTCTTGCTAGTTCTGAAAATC
Above is a genomic segment from Phoenix dactylifera cultivar Barhee BC4 chromosome 2, palm_55x_up_171113_PBpolish2nd_filt_p, whole genome shotgun sequence containing:
- the LOC103705166 gene encoding monocopper oxidase-like protein SKU5, with the translated sequence MAERWRIPAALVAAVVWASMVAVPCSAEDPYAYFDWDVSYVTAAPLGVKQQVIAINGQFPGPIVNVTTNWNIVVNVLNDLDEDLLLTWDGIQQRKNSWQDGVSGTNCPIPSGWNWTYQFQVKDQIGSFFYFPPLNFQRAAGGFGGITINNRDVIAVPFGKPDGDITLFIGDWYIRNHTDLRKALNEGKDLGMPDGVLMNGKGPYRYNKTLVPAGIDYESINVHPGKTYRFRVHNVGISTSLNFRIQNHNMLLVETEGSYTVQQNYTNLDIHVGQSYSFLVTMDQNASSDYYIVASARFVNESRWVRVTGVAILHYSNSKGKASGPLPDPPQDFYDKTYSMNQARSIRWNLSSGAARTNPQGSFRYASINVTQLYVLKNTPPVVINGKSRSTINGISYSPPATPLRLADLYNIEGVYTLDFPTRPLKGASKIGRSVINGTFRGFMEIVFQNNDTKVQSYHMDGYSFFVVGMDYGEWTEDSRGTYNKGDGVARCTTQVFPGAWTAILVSLDNVGFWNVRAQNLDSWYLGQEVYVRVVNPEMTNKTELPVPDNALYCGRLQKYQNEQTPHHKATSSSSTTYIRGILLILMLLLVSVAVLP